The genomic stretch CAAATTCTCTCAAGGCTAATTATTTTTTTTCGCCATAAACTATGTGTACCCTCTAAAAGGAGGTTCACAATGCAAGCACAATCCGATTATGATTTAGCATTGTATTACACTTATTGTTGTCAATGGGATAAGCTTCTCGTGTTAATGGTAAATACGAAAGACGAGCTTTTTTCAAAGCGTATAGAACATTTTCTTCATGCCTTTAAATACGAGAGGGACTTAGCGATTATTGATGAAAAATTAAAAGGAATGTTCCAGCATATTGAGCATGCTACTAGGGATGAAAGTGCCCAGGAACAATCTTTCATATCATCATTAGAACATCTTTAAATAGACAAAAAGAGCGACAAAATAGTCGCTCTTTTTTTTAGACTAATACTTCAATTTTTTCCATAAATGCTTGTTGTAAACTATCCAATTTTTGGATGCTGTTTTCACGAGATTGTCCAACGATCCCAAAATAGAATTTAATTTTTGGTTCAGTTCCTGATGGACGTAAGCATACCCATGAGCCGTCTTCAAGGTGATACTTTAATACATTTGATTTTGGTAGAAGAATTTGTTCTTTCTCTCCAGTATCTAATGTTGTTTTCTCTTGAAGTTTGTAGTCTTCAACAGTAACTACTTTTAAGCCATTAATATCAGTAGGCGGGTTTTGACGGTAATTAGTTAAAATCGATTGGATTTTTTCTGTTCCTTCAATCCCTTTTAATGTTAATGATTTTAACCCTTCTAAGTAGTAACCATATTGCTCGTATAGGCTATTTAGACCTTCATATAAAGTCATACCTTTTGTTTTATAATAAGTTGCAATTTCTGCAGCAAGTACTGTTGCTTGGATTGCATCTTTATCGCGAACAAATGGCTTAATTAAATAACCGTAACTTTCTTCATATCCAAATAAGAATGAATATTCGTTTGTTTGTTCATATTCTTTAATTTTCTCACCGATAAATTTAAATCCAGTAAGTGTATCAATTGTTTTAACACCAAATTTAGATGCGATTACTTGACCGAATTCTGAAGTTACGATTGTTTTTAGCAATAACGCGTTCGAAGGAACATCTTGTTGGCTTAATATATAATGAAGCATTAATGCTCCTGTTTGATTTCCTGTTAAAACTACATATTCACCGTTTTCATTTTTTGTAGCAATTCCTAAACGGTCTGCATCTGGATCAGTTGCAATTAATACGTCTGCATCAATTTCTTTACCGTAACGAATTGCATATTCAAATGCAGCGTGTTCTTCAGGGTTTGGTGATTTTACTGTTGTAAAATTCGGATCTGCTATTGCTTGTTCTTTCACAATTGTTACATTTTCAAAGCCAACAGCTTTTAATGACATTGTTGCAGGTATTAAAGCTGTGCCGTGTAATGGAGTGAAAACTATTTTTAAATCCTTACCATGTTCTTGAACTAAATCATTGTTTACAACAACTGTTTTTAATTGCTCTACATATAATTTGTCCATCTCTTCATCTAATCTATGTATTAAGCCTTTTTCATCTAATTCGTATTCAGAAGATACTTCAATTTCTAACTCATTTTCAAATGAATTAACGTAATCAATTACTTGGTCAGCAGCAGCTGGAGGTAATTGGCCCCCGTCATCTCCGTAAACTTTAAATCCATTATATTCAGGTGGATTATGACTAGCTGTTATAACAATTCCACCGAAACAGTTTAAGTTGCGCACAGCAAATGATAATTCTGGTGTTGGACGTAATTCATTGAATACATATGCTTTAATACCATGTGTTGCTAATGTTTTTGCTGCTTCCATTGCAAATTCAGGACTTTTATGACGTGAATCGAAAGCAATTGCGACGCCACGGTTTTTAGCTTCTTCACCAAAGCTTTCAATATATTTTGCAAAACCCGCAGATGCTTTGCGAATTGTATAGATGTTCATACGATTCGTACCTGGTCCGATTTCTCCGCGCATACCACCAGTTCCGAATTCTAAATTTTGATAGAAACTTTCCTTAAGTATAAGCTGATTATTCTCAAGTTTAATTAATTGCTCTTTTAGTTCTTGATCTAATGTCGGTGATTGAATCCATTTTTCGTAAGTTGTTTCCCAATTCATATTTGTTCTCCTCCTATACTTAATCAGAGTTTGATTCGATAAAAGTCTTCGTAACTCCTTCTATCTTGATAAAAGTTTACAATATTCTCATTAAAAATTCTACAATGGTCCTACTTTAAATCTGAATGAGATTACAAAGTATGTAGAAAATAAAAACAAAGGAGGGCGAGTTCATGCCAGAAATAAGATGTAGTGTCGCTAATTGTAATTTTTGGGGACAAGGAAACTTTTGCCAAGCAGATTCAATTCTTGTTCAAACTGAAGCTTATGAATACTCAAATGACGTTGATTTAACAATTCAAAATGCAGTATTAGACGGTCAAATTACTACTTCTGCCGTTCATAGTGGTGAAACTTGCTGTCACACATTTCGACCTAAATATTAATGAAGTGGTGCCATGTACATAAAACGTATATGGCACCTTTTTATTTATTATCCGTTCACAATGACTCCACCATTTACGTGAATCATTTGTCCTGTAATAAAGGAAGCTTCATTACTAGCTAAGTATAGATAAGCAGGTGCGAGCTCTACTGGTTGTCCTGCTCGTTTCATCGGTGTTGTGCTACCAAACTTCGCTACTTCTTGTTCATCAAAGCTTGCTGGTATTAATGGTGTCCATATTGGCCCAGGAGCTACACCATTCACACGAATTCCTTTTTGGGCAAGATTCGTAGAAAGTGAGCGAGTAAACGTTACGATTGCTCCTTTAGTCGCTGAATAATCTATTAATTGATCATGTCCCTTATATGCAGTTATTGATGCTGTATTAATGATGGAATCACCTTGCTTCATATGCGGAAGGCATGCTTTTGATAAAAAGAACATTGAAAAAATATTTGTTTCAAATGTTCGTCTTAATTGTTCTTCGGTAATGTCTTCCAAATTCTTTTGTGGATACTGAACAGCAGCATTGTTCACTAAAATGTTAATCTTTCCGAATAATTGAATGGCATTTTGAACGACTTGTTTACAAACTTCTTCAGTTCGAAGATCACATCTCATGATTTCACATTTGCCGCCAAAGTCATTAATGAATTTTTTTGTATCTTCAGCGTCGACATCTTCGTCAAAATATGGAATAAAGACAGACGCTCCTTCTTTTGCAAATAAGATGGAAACTGCTCTACCGATTCCGCTATCCCCACCAGTAATAACGGCCACTTTATCCTTTAATTTACCACTTGGTACGTAATTTGGATCATCCGATAAAGGAATTGGTGTCATTTCCTTTTCAATACCTGGTTGCTTATTTTGATGCTGCGGGATAAATTTAGTCGGAAACTGTTTTTGAGTCATTTACTACATCCTCCTTATAAATAATTCAGATTTAGCTTACCCAAATCATACTTTTAGGAATACTAAACATAAGTCAATTGTTAAAAGATGTTAAATTCTAAAAAAGTATTGCACTTTTAGCATAAAACGAATATTATTAATAACTGTTGAGTATATCATTCGTATTTTTTAACAAGGAGAACGATTATGTTTAAATTAAAAGAGGCTAACACCACCGTTAAAACAGAAATTATAGCCGGCTTTACTACTTTTTTAACTATGGCTTATATAATTATTGTAAATCCTATTATATTATCCGCTGCTGGCGTTCCATTTAACCAAGCATTTACAGCAACAATCATTGCAACATTGGTTGGAACATTATTTATGGCATTGTTCGGAAACTACCCTATTGCGATTGCTCCTGGTATGGGAATGAATGCATATTTTGC from Arthrobacter citreus encodes the following:
- a CDS encoding DUF1540 domain-containing protein, whose product is MPEIRCSVANCNFWGQGNFCQADSILVQTEAYEYSNDVDLTIQNAVLDGQITTSAVHSGETCCHTFRPKY
- a CDS encoding glucose 1-dehydrogenase codes for the protein MTQKQFPTKFIPQHQNKQPGIEKEMTPIPLSDDPNYVPSGKLKDKVAVITGGDSGIGRAVSILFAKEGASVFIPYFDEDVDAEDTKKFINDFGGKCEIMRCDLRTEEVCKQVVQNAIQLFGKINILVNNAAVQYPQKNLEDITEEQLRRTFETNIFSMFFLSKACLPHMKQGDSIINTASITAYKGHDQLIDYSATKGAIVTFTRSLSTNLAQKGIRVNGVAPGPIWTPLIPASFDEQEVAKFGSTTPMKRAGQPVELAPAYLYLASNEASFITGQMIHVNGGVIVNG
- a CDS encoding phospho-sugar mutase, giving the protein MNWETTYEKWIQSPTLDQELKEQLIKLENNQLILKESFYQNLEFGTGGMRGEIGPGTNRMNIYTIRKASAGFAKYIESFGEEAKNRGVAIAFDSRHKSPEFAMEAAKTLATHGIKAYVFNELRPTPELSFAVRNLNCFGGIVITASHNPPEYNGFKVYGDDGGQLPPAAADQVIDYVNSFENELEIEVSSEYELDEKGLIHRLDEEMDKLYVEQLKTVVVNNDLVQEHGKDLKIVFTPLHGTALIPATMSLKAVGFENVTIVKEQAIADPNFTTVKSPNPEEHAAFEYAIRYGKEIDADVLIATDPDADRLGIATKNENGEYVVLTGNQTGALMLHYILSQQDVPSNALLLKTIVTSEFGQVIASKFGVKTIDTLTGFKFIGEKIKEYEQTNEYSFLFGYEESYGYLIKPFVRDKDAIQATVLAAEIATYYKTKGMTLYEGLNSLYEQYGYYLEGLKSLTLKGIEGTEKIQSILTNYRQNPPTDINGLKVVTVEDYKLQEKTTLDTGEKEQILLPKSNVLKYHLEDGSWVCLRPSGTEPKIKFYFGIVGQSRENSIQKLDSLQQAFMEKIEVLV